The Armatimonadota bacterium DNA window TTGCTTTGGATGCTGAAGCAGGCCGGTTTGATGGGCTTTTATGCGCCGATGCCGCTCACCATGTCTCGGCACATTCCCGATCATGCTTACGAAGTGATGTGGCGCGCGTTCGAGGGCGATCAGCCGCTTGGCTGCTTGCCGACTTGGGATCCGCCGTTCAAGACGTTGCAGCCGGGCGTGGCGGAAGGTCGGATCACGGGCGGGTGCCTTTGCCTGGTGGCAGCGTCGGTCGGTACGTCTTACGAAATCGATTCTAAGGACTCTATCGTAGTAATAGAGGACGTGGACGAGCCGCCCTATCGTCTGGACGCCTTTGTGAACCAGTTGAAACTTGCAGGCAAATGGGACGACTGCAACGGTGTAGCGATCAGCGAGGACACGAACTGGGAAAGCAAGGTGAGCGAAGGGGACGACACGCTGACGCCCGACGAAGTTTGGCAAGATTACTTTGCCGATCTGGGCAAGCCAGTGATCACCGGCTTCCCGTTCGGCCATATCGCCGATCCACTGACCTTGCCTTTTGGAGCGCTCGCCCGGCTGGACGCGGCTACAGGCAAATTGGAAGTTTTGGAAGAGGCGACCAGCGCATGAGAGCGCTCGTCGTTCTTCTGTTAGTTTGGGGCGCTGCATGGTGCCAGGTCGAGCGAATCAGCAAGCGCCTTACGCCGAACGTAGAGTTGGTTCAAGAAATCTCCTCGCAACCGCCCGTGATAACCACGGCACTGATCGTTCAGCCAAAACCATCGGTGCGCGTTCAGGCGCATGTGAGCAATGATGTTATCTCTTCGGACGGCGAAAGTCGCGGACGAGAAGCGACCTCTCGAACGGCGCGCCGACATCGAGCGCTGGCTGCTGTGAATGCCGACTTCTTCCCTTTTACGGGCGATCCGTTGGGATTGTGCATTGTGAAAGGCGAACTGGTGAGCGAACCCTACCCGGGCCGGCCCGCCATTGGATGGACGACCGACGGCAAATTCGTGCTGGGCGCCCCTAAGTTCGAAGCAACCCTCACTCTGCCAGACGGATCGAAACAACCCGTCCATGGCGTAAACCGGGCGGCCAAGCCTGGCGAGATCGTTTTTTGGAGCGGAACTTGGGCGAGAAGAGGGAACGCGGAAGCATCGAGCAAGATCATCGTCTTGGAGACCGTGCAAAAGCCCATTGCTACCGGTCGGAAAATTCGCGGCATAGTGCGAGAGACGACCGAGGGCAACAATGTTGCCCTGCCCAGCACGGGCGGAGCGATCTTCTTTTGTAGCGTCGGCACAGCGCCAAACCTTGTGAGCGGCGATCGCGTTACATTGGAATTCGCGCTGAGCGACGCGCCGAGCAATCAATGGAACCGAGTCTACGAGGCGGCAGCCGGCGGCCCTTGGATATTGCGCAACGGATTTCCTGCCGACCAAGCGACCTTTGAGGCGGGAGGATTTAACGCCGCATTCTGGCGAAACCGCCACCCGCGCACGGCAGTCGGCGTTTCCGACAAGGGCGAACTGATCATGGCTACTGTCGATGGCCGACAGCCTCAGAGCCAGGGCGCTTCCCTCCCCGAACTCGCTTCGATCATGAAACGTCTGGGCTGCAAGGACGCGATCAACCTGGACGGCGGCGGCTCGACCACCTTCGTCGCGCTCGACATGATCCTAAACAGCCCGTCGGACGGCACCGAGCGACCTGTTGCCAATTCGATCTTGGTGTTCGATGATTCGGTGCGGCTGATTCCAGACGGACACGAGGCCGAACTGATCCCCGAATCGATCGTCCTAAAATCGGGCGACCAGGCGGAGTTCAAGCTGATGGTAGACGGCTCGCCTACAATCCCAGACAAGGCGATTTGGGGAGCGACGGTCGGTTTTATCGATCAAAAGGGACGATTTACAGCTGTGAAGCCGGGCCAAGGTACGGTAACGGCATTCTATAACGGCGGATGGGCATCAGCGACAGTCGTTGTGCTTTCGCCCGAGAACGAACCGCCCAAACCATGATCGCGCCGCTGATCGTCAGCGCGCTGATCTCGGCCAGCAGCCATGCGCCGCTCGACCTTGGTTGGGCGATTCTGTTCGGACCCGCGATCTTCTGGCGCCAATTGATCGGCGCTCGCGCCAAAACCGCCTTCTTATCCACTTGGCTTTGGTGCTTCCTTTACGGGTGCTTTTTGGGCTGGCCCATAGCCTATCTAATCAAGGATCAAACGAACAGCTGGTTTGCAGCGATCGTCGGTCTGACGCTGATCATCGGTCTTCAGGCCCTTTTCTTGGCGCCCTTTGGCCTGATAGCAGTCCGAATGAGAGGGATTCTGATACCTATCGGCTTTGCAGCGGCCTGGACAGTGGTCAATTATCTTCGCGGCCTTGGACCGACCGGCTTCGTATGGGGACACTTTGGAGTCGCGCTGCACGATCTGCCCTTGCTGGCTCTGCCTATTCGATGGATGGGAACCTGGGGTCTGGAGTTCCTGATCGCGCTTCTAAACGCTACGATCGCTTTGGCGTTCTGGAAGAGGCGCTTCTGGCCATTGCCGTTTGCCTTGCTCGCGCTTTGGTTTGGTCTCGGACTTGGCGTTCGAAGTTCTCTGCCTCAACCGGACGGATCGCTAAAAGTTGCGGTTTGCCAGCCCAATGTTGAACTTAATCGTCACTTTGACGACTCGGAGCAGGACACCGTTCGTGCGATCTTGTTCGATCAGATCGAAGAAGCGGCAGCGAAAGGCGCCCAGCTCGTCATCTTCCCTGAATCGATCGAGACCGACGACGATGCGTTCGACATCTACCAATCGATGGCCGAACGACTCCAAATCACTATCATGCTTGGGGCGCCTCGACGCACCGATTCGGGTTCGTTTGGAACCGTTTTCAGCTTCATGCCGAACTACGAGATCGACTTCTATGATAAGGTGAGGGCGGTGCCTTTTGGCGAGTTCATCCCATTCAGGCCGGTTCTGGGTTTTGCCGAATCGTTGGGAGCGGTTGGGGGGGACCTGCTCATTGGCGCCGAAGCGAGACCGATCCAAAGCGGCCATAGAATTTTGGTCGGCGCGCCGCTCTGCATGGAAAGCACATACCCCTGGATCGCCGCCGAGATGTCGCGCCGGGGCACTCAGCTCTTTGCGCTCGGATCGAACGAATCGTGGTTCGGCCGCACGCCCGCGCTCGATCAGCACGCCGCCTTCACTGCCCTTAGGGCCATGGAAACGGGCAAAGTCTGGGCTCGCTCGGCCCCGCAGGCGGTCAGCGGCTTTTGGCATCCAGACGGCAAGAAAGCGGCCTTTTCGAAATTTGTAGCACAAGTTTCAGTACAAAACGCGCCCCTGTTCAACGCTCCGACCCTTGCGTCGCGCCTGGGCGATTGGCCGGTTTGGGCAATGGCCGCGCTGCTCGTTCTGCTCCTTCTGCGCCCGGCGGTATACTTGCCCAACGATGTTCGACAGCCTTAGCGACAAACTCCAAAGCGTTTTCGACAAGCTCCGCGGTCGCGGCACATTGAGCGAAAAGGACGTTGACGAAGCCCTCCACGAAGTGCGCATGGCGCTCTTGGAAGCCGATGTCAACTTCAAGATCGCCAAACAGTTCGTCGCTGCCATCCGCGATAAAGCCGTCGGCGAAGAGACGCTCAAGAGCCTGACGCCGGGCCAACAGGTCGTCAAGATCGTGCACGACGAGTTGGTCGAACTGTTGGGCGGCGAACCTCTGCCTATTAACTGGGCGTCGGACGGTCCGACCACATTTATGCTTTGCGGCCTTCAAGGCAGCGGCAAGACCACGACCGCGGCTAAGCTGGCGCTGTGGGCAAGATCGCAAGGCAAACGCCCCCTGATGGCCGCCTGCGACGTGAAGAGACCCGCGGCCGTCGCCCAACTTCAGGCGCTCGGAAAGCAACTGAACATCCCGGTCCACTCGGTCGAAGGAGGATCGGCGGTCGATGCGGCCGCCTCGGCGATCGAAGCGGCGCGGGCTGCCCATTGCGACCTAATTATTCTCGATACCGCGGGGCGTCTGCAGATCGATGACGACCTGATGGCCGAGGCCGAGGAGATCAAGCGCAAGACGCGACCGAACGAGACCTTCCTTGTACTGGACGCGACGACCGGACAAGAGGCGGTCAATGTCGCCAAAGCGTTCGATGAACGGGTTGGCATCGATGGCGCCATCATCACCAAATTGGACGGCGATGCTCGCGGCGGTGCAGCGCTTTCGATGCGAGCGGTTACCGGCAAACCCATCCGATTTATAGGCATAGGGGAGCGCCCCGATGCGCTGGAGCAGTTCCATGCCGACCGGATGGCGGGCCGCATTTTAGGCATGGGCGACATCATGACCCTTATTGAGAAGGCCCAAGCCGACAGCGACATTGAGGAAGAGAAGCTCCTGCAAAGGAAACTAAGAGACGCCTCGCTCGATTTCGAGGATTTTCTGGCTCAAATGAAGAAGATTCGCAACATGGGACCGTTCGACCAGCTCCTCAAACTGATCCCCGGCTACTCGCAGATGCGCAAACAGTTGGCAGGGTTCGAGCCGGACGAAAATCAGCTTCAGCGAATGGAAGCGATCGTTCTCTCGATGACCCGGTACGAGCGCAAGCATCCCGAAGCGCTCAACTTTAGCCGAAAGAAGCGGGTGGCAAAGGGCAGCGGCACCAAGATCGAAGAAGTGAACGAACTGGTCAAGCGCTTTATGGAGATGCGCCAAATGATGAAGCAGTTTAACAAGATGCAAAGCTTGGTCAAGAAGCGGCGCCGCTGAACCCGTAGGGTATAATGGCCTTTCGCTGAACTGGAGGACAGGCAATCGAATGGTTCGAATTGGACTAAGAAGGACGGGCAAGAAGAAGAGGCCCTACTACCGAGTGGTGGTGGCGCCGGGCACGGCTCCGCGCGAAGGCCGCTTTGTAGAGATTATTGGACATTACGATCCGATACCGGATCCGTTGGTGATCGACTTCAACGAGGAGCGCGCGCTCCATTGGCTCCGATGCGGCGCCCAGCCGACCGAAACGGTGCAGAGACTGATGAAGAAGACCGGCATCTGGGCAAAGTTCAAGGGCGGGGCCGAGGCCTAATGGCCGAGCAATTCTTAGAGGCCCTCGTCAAGAATCTTGTCGACAACCCGGACAAGGTCTCGATAACGGCCGAAAATCAACCGGGCGCCGTCAAATATCGCGTGCACGTCGCGCCCGAGGACAATGGCAAAGTAATCGGCAAGGGCGGCCGGATTGCCAACGCCATTCGGACGGTAACAAAAGCCATGTCCAACAAGGATCGACGCCGGGTGTTTGTCGAAATTCGAACCGAAGATCAAGCCGGGGATGCCGAAGAGTGAGCCCCGGATTCCGAAACTCGTTCGGAAATGGGTAACGGTCGGCATCGTCCTTAAGCCGTTTGGGCGGCGCGGCGAAGTCAAAGTCCGCCTCGAAACCAGCTTCCCCGAGCGTTTCTCCCCCAAAAGCCGTCTGTATGCTTGGCGCCCTTCGCCCGATGGCCCCGCCGAAAAGCCGTTCCCTTTGATCGTTCGGTCTGCTAGGGATTCTTCTGGTACGCTTCTGATCGGATTTGAAGGCGTCGAGACTATAGACCAGGCCGACGACCTGCGGGGGGCCTGGCTGATGGTGCCGCGAGAGGAGCGGATGCCGACGACCCAGGACGAGTATTACGTATCGGACCTGATCGGCATCGACGTTTACACTCCTGAAGGCGAACATCTGGGCAAGCTGGCCAACGTGATCCAAACACCTGCTCACGACGTGTACGAAGTTGGAAAACTCCTGATACCGGCGGTCAAGGCCTATGTCCTGAGCGTCGATATGGCGGCGAGACAAATGACCGCACGGAAGCCCGAAGATGCGGATTGACATCGTCAGCCTCTTTCCCGAGTTCATCCGCCAAGGCGCCGATCTCAGCATTCTTAGCCGAGCCCAGAAAGCAGGCGTGGTCGAGATTCATGCCCACCAACTGAGAGATTGGGCGGAGGACAAGCATCGGACTGTCGACGACGAGCCTTACGGCGGCGGCGCGGGCTTGGTGCTAAAGGTCGAGGTGATCGCGCGTTGCGTTCAAGATTTAATGGCGAAAGTTGAACAGAGCGATCTCGCCGTCGTTCTAATGGAGCCGCAAGGCGAACTGTTCGATCAATCCGTTGCCAGAGAGTTGGCCCAGCACGATCGATTGATCATTGCTTGCGGTCGATATGAAGGCTTTGACTGGCGTTCGGCAGAGATTCTGGGAGCGCGAAGGCTCAGCATCGGCGATTATGTGCTGACCGGAGGCGAGCTGCCCGCCTTAGTGGTAACGGATGCGGTCGTTCGGCTGTTGCCCGGCGCGCTGGGAAGCGCAGATTCATTGGATCAAGATTCGTTTCTAGAGCCTCTCTTAGGGTATCCTCAATACACTCGTCCGGAAACCTTTGAAGGATGCAAAGTTCCGGACGTGTTGCTGTCTGGACATCATGCAGAGTTGGCCGCCTGGCGGCGCAAGCAGCAGTTATTATTGACGCGGCGTCTGCGCCCAGACCTGTTCGCCCGAGCCGAGCTCAAACCGAGCGACGTTGCGCTCTTGCGCGAAGCGGCAGAAGAATTGGAAAGAGGTGAGGATCCATGAGCGACATAAAGATTAATCGGGGCATCATCGCGGAGATCGAAAAAGAGCAGATGAAGAGCGACGTGCCGCCCATACGCCCGGGCGACACGGTTAAAGTGAGCGTCCGAGTGCGCGAGGGCAACAAAGAGCGACTGCAGGCTTACGAGGGCGTTGTGATCGCTCGCAAGCACGGCGGCATTCGAGACACCATCACGGTTCGAAAAATCTCTTACGGCGTGGGCGTGGAGCGTACTTTTCCCGTCCATGCACCGATGATCGCGAAGATTGAAGTGTTGCGCAAAGGGCGCGTGCGACGAGCCAAGCTTTACTATCTGAGAACTCGATTTGGCAAGGCCGCCCGCCTGAAAGAAGACATGACCCGATAACCGCCATGATCGAATGGATTGAATATCTGGCACGTCTCAGCGTCAGCACCATCGTTGTCAGCACGCTGATCTTTACGGTTGTTCGGGCTTTGTCATCTCAGGCGCCGGGGCGTTTGGGCCGCTTTGTCAGCGACCTGATGGACGCGCTGATCTACGCGGGCATCTTGGTCTACTTAGTCATCCGGCCGTTTGTCGCGCAGCCGTTCTATATTCCGTCCGAATCGATGGTGCCAACCCTGTTGGTCAAGGATTTTGTGATGGTCGGCAAGTTCAACTACCGGATGAACGAACCTGAGCGCGGGGACGTGGTCGTTTTTCGAGCGCCCGACCATGCTCTTCATCCTGGCCAAGTTCCCGGCAAGACCGACTTCATCAAGAGGTTGATCGGCTTGCCGGGCGATGTGATCGAGATAAAGAGCGGCGAAGGCGTCTATCTGAACGGCAAACTGGTCGAAGAGCCGTATCTCAATTCGCCGCCCAACTACAATATGAAGATTCGCGACGGCCTAGTGTACGAATACGATGCGGTGGGCAACGTATGGAAAGGCGGCGAAGGCATGAAGCACGAGCCGGTGCTGGACGAAGAGGAGGCCAACCGCGCGATGAGCGAACCGTCCCAACCGATACCGTCCGGCAAATATTTGATGCTGGGAGACAATCGGCCAGCCAGCAGCGACGGGCACGAGTGGGGATTGCTAGACGAGTGGCGCGTTGTGGGCAAAGCGCTCTTTAAGTTCTGGCCGCCCGGGCGAATCGGCAAGGTCAACTAGATATGCAGCGCCGCATCGATGGCCGTCAGGCCGATCAACTCAGACCTTTGACCATTACTGCGGGCGTAAACCCAGCTGCCGAGGGTTCTTGCGAAATCAGCATGGGCAACACGCGCATCTGGATCGCCGCATCGGTCGAGGATCGCGTGCCTCCTTTCCTAAAGGGCTCGGGTCAAGGATGGATAACGGCCGAGTATGGGATGTTGCCTCGTTCGGGGCGTCAACGAAGCCAGCGCGAGGTCAATCGAGGCGCGCCGGGCGGACGAACGCACGAGATTCAGCGCCTGATCGGTCGCTCGCTTCGCTCGGTCGTCGATCTAGAAAAGTTAGGCGAAAAGACGATCACGCTCGATTGCGACGTGATCATGGCCGACGGGGGCACGCGAACGGCCGCGATCACGGGCGCGTTTGTGGCTCTTACGGAAGCGTTTCGATGGATGATCGACCAGGGTTATCTCAGCAAGTTTCCGTTTCAGGAGCGGTTGGCGGCCGTTAGCGTCGGCGTCATTGGCGGTCAGGAGTATCTCGACCTATGCTACGAGGAAGATTCTAAAGCTGGCGTCGATATGAACGTCGTCATGACCGATCAGGGTCGATTTGTAGAGATTCAAAGCACAGCCGAGGGCAACCCCTTCACTTTGGAGCGCTTTAACAGACTGCTAGAGGTCGCCAAAAACGGGTGCCAAAAGATCTTCGAAGTTCAATCTTCGATTATCGATGAATTGATGCGGGCATGAGCCTGACAATAGTCGTCGCCAGCCACAATCGCAAGAAATCTGGCGAGATGATCGCGATTTTGACCGAACTGCTCGATTCTCCGAACATCTCTTTATTGGCCGACTTTGAGGGGGCTCCAGAACCGGAGGAGACCGGGCAGACGTTTCAAGAAAACGCCGCGATCAAGGCTCGGGCCTGCGCTCAATTTACCGGCTTGCTGTCGATAGCCGACGATGCCGGCCTTGTGGTCGATGCCTTGGGCGGAGCGCCCGGACTTTATTCAAAGCGGTTTGGAGGCGAAGAGACCTCCTTTGGCGAGAAGATGGCGCTCATCTTGGAAGAGATGAAGGAGGTTGCCGAGCCAGATCGCGCCGCCCGATTCCAATGCGCGGTCGCTATCGCTTGGCCGGACGGACGATTGGAGTCGGTCGAAACGACTTGCGAAGGACTGATCGCTCAAGCCCCGCGCGGAACTTATGGATTTGGCTACGATCCGATTTTCTTCCTGCCTGAACTCGGTTGCACAATGGCCGAATTGCCGCCCGAGTTCAAGAACCGCATCAGCCACCGAGCCAAAGCGCTGAAATTGGCTTCCGAAATCCTCCAAAGCCAAGTATAATATCTGAGTAGAAAAGGAGGATTTCGCCATGCGAATTGCTATGGTTCTTGCATCTGCGCTCGCGCTTACTGCGGCATCGGTCGCTCAACCAAGCTTTACTCATGAAAAGCGCATCGATCTGACGCCGCATTTTACAGGCAACCCTATTGGCGACCTGGTTTCCGACGTGGCCTTTGACGGCACGAACGCTTATGTGATCGGCGCTCGATCGGCCAGCGGTCTTGGCCCGGTCGGCGTGGTCAAGGTGAACAATGTTCTTGGCAGCCATTCGCTTCAAGACCTACTAACTCTCGATCAGGACGGCGTTCGAGACGCTAAGATCGTGTACCACGAAGGCAACATCTACATTGCCACCGGCATGGGCAATGCAACGGGCAATCCGGCCACCACGGGCGTCCGCAAGTACGACACCAGCGGCAACCAGGATGTGCTGTTTTCCACCGACGGCCAGATTATGCCGGCCGAGTTGGATACCAGCGCTCGATTGGACGGCCTTGGGATCGACCCCGGCGTAGGCGGCGGGCCGATGCTGGCCATTATGTGCCGCGGCCGCGGCATTGTATTCCGAGCCGATTTGGCGTCGGGCGCTTACGTAACGGCTAATCGCATCGTTGCGCCAACTAACCCGAACACATGGCGGGACGTTGCTTTCGACCGGTTCGGCCAAATCTACGCGCGAATGGACAACGACGTTTTCTATGGTCGCCGAACATCTGCAACAACG harbors:
- the lnt gene encoding apolipoprotein N-acyltransferase, whose product is MIAPLIVSALISASSHAPLDLGWAILFGPAIFWRQLIGARAKTAFLSTWLWCFLYGCFLGWPIAYLIKDQTNSWFAAIVGLTLIIGLQALFLAPFGLIAVRMRGILIPIGFAAAWTVVNYLRGLGPTGFVWGHFGVALHDLPLLALPIRWMGTWGLEFLIALLNATIALAFWKRRFWPLPFALLALWFGLGLGVRSSLPQPDGSLKVAVCQPNVELNRHFDDSEQDTVRAILFDQIEEAAAKGAQLVIFPESIETDDDAFDIYQSMAERLQITIMLGAPRRTDSGSFGTVFSFMPNYEIDFYDKVRAVPFGEFIPFRPVLGFAESLGAVGGDLLIGAEARPIQSGHRILVGAPLCMESTYPWIAAEMSRRGTQLFALGSNESWFGRTPALDQHAAFTALRAMETGKVWARSAPQAVSGFWHPDGKKAAFSKFVAQVSVQNAPLFNAPTLASRLGDWPVWAMAALLVLLLLRPAVYLPNDVRQP
- a CDS encoding KH domain-containing protein, which encodes MAEQFLEALVKNLVDNPDKVSITAENQPGAVKYRVHVAPEDNGKVIGKGGRIANAIRTVTKAMSNKDRRRVFVEIRTEDQAGDAEE
- the rpsP gene encoding 30S ribosomal protein S16 — its product is MVRIGLRRTGKKKRPYYRVVVAPGTAPREGRFVEIIGHYDPIPDPLVIDFNEERALHWLRCGAQPTETVQRLMKKTGIWAKFKGGAEA
- the rph gene encoding ribonuclease PH — protein: MQRRIDGRQADQLRPLTITAGVNPAAEGSCEISMGNTRIWIAASVEDRVPPFLKGSGQGWITAEYGMLPRSGRQRSQREVNRGAPGGRTHEIQRLIGRSLRSVVDLEKLGEKTITLDCDVIMADGGTRTAAITGAFVALTEAFRWMIDQGYLSKFPFQERLAAVSVGVIGGQEYLDLCYEEDSKAGVDMNVVMTDQGRFVEIQSTAEGNPFTLERFNRLLEVAKNGCQKIFEVQSSIIDELMRA
- the rplS gene encoding 50S ribosomal protein L19, producing the protein MSDIKINRGIIAEIEKEQMKSDVPPIRPGDTVKVSVRVREGNKERLQAYEGVVIARKHGGIRDTITVRKISYGVGVERTFPVHAPMIAKIEVLRKGRVRRAKLYYLRTRFGKAARLKEDMTR
- the rimM gene encoding 16S rRNA processing protein RimM — translated: MPKSEPRIPKLVRKWVTVGIVLKPFGRRGEVKVRLETSFPERFSPKSRLYAWRPSPDGPAEKPFPLIVRSARDSSGTLLIGFEGVETIDQADDLRGAWLMVPREERMPTTQDEYYVSDLIGIDVYTPEGEHLGKLANVIQTPAHDVYEVGKLLIPAVKAYVLSVDMAARQMTARKPEDAD
- a CDS encoding phosphodiester glycosidase family protein, which translates into the protein MRALVVLLLVWGAAWCQVERISKRLTPNVELVQEISSQPPVITTALIVQPKPSVRVQAHVSNDVISSDGESRGREATSRTARRHRALAAVNADFFPFTGDPLGLCIVKGELVSEPYPGRPAIGWTTDGKFVLGAPKFEATLTLPDGSKQPVHGVNRAAKPGEIVFWSGTWARRGNAEASSKIIVLETVQKPIATGRKIRGIVRETTEGNNVALPSTGGAIFFCSVGTAPNLVSGDRVTLEFALSDAPSNQWNRVYEAAAGGPWILRNGFPADQATFEAGGFNAAFWRNRHPRTAVGVSDKGELIMATVDGRQPQSQGASLPELASIMKRLGCKDAINLDGGGSTTFVALDMILNSPSDGTERPVANSILVFDDSVRLIPDGHEAELIPESIVLKSGDQAEFKLMVDGSPTIPDKAIWGATVGFIDQKGRFTAVKPGQGTVTAFYNGGWASATVVVLSPENEPPKP
- the ffh gene encoding signal recognition particle protein, which encodes MFDSLSDKLQSVFDKLRGRGTLSEKDVDEALHEVRMALLEADVNFKIAKQFVAAIRDKAVGEETLKSLTPGQQVVKIVHDELVELLGGEPLPINWASDGPTTFMLCGLQGSGKTTTAAKLALWARSQGKRPLMAACDVKRPAAVAQLQALGKQLNIPVHSVEGGSAVDAAASAIEAARAAHCDLIILDTAGRLQIDDDLMAEAEEIKRKTRPNETFLVLDATTGQEAVNVAKAFDERVGIDGAIITKLDGDARGGAALSMRAVTGKPIRFIGIGERPDALEQFHADRMAGRILGMGDIMTLIEKAQADSDIEEEKLLQRKLRDASLDFEDFLAQMKKIRNMGPFDQLLKLIPGYSQMRKQLAGFEPDENQLQRMEAIVLSMTRYERKHPEALNFSRKKRVAKGSGTKIEEVNELVKRFMEMRQMMKQFNKMQSLVKKRRR
- the lepB gene encoding signal peptidase I: MIEWIEYLARLSVSTIVVSTLIFTVVRALSSQAPGRLGRFVSDLMDALIYAGILVYLVIRPFVAQPFYIPSESMVPTLLVKDFVMVGKFNYRMNEPERGDVVVFRAPDHALHPGQVPGKTDFIKRLIGLPGDVIEIKSGEGVYLNGKLVEEPYLNSPPNYNMKIRDGLVYEYDAVGNVWKGGEGMKHEPVLDEEEANRAMSEPSQPIPSGKYLMLGDNRPASSDGHEWGLLDEWRVVGKALFKFWPPGRIGKVN
- a CDS encoding LD-carboxypeptidase, translating into MSLLKPRRIAPGATIGIVSPSSPIDPEKLEKGLQPFYQRGYRIVMADHALDKRAYLAGTDKDRAADLMKMFADPKIDAIVCSRGGYGAARLVPYLNAQLVRDSRKLLAGYSDITVLLLWMLKQAGLMGFYAPMPLTMSRHIPDHAYEVMWRAFEGDQPLGCLPTWDPPFKTLQPGVAEGRITGGCLCLVAASVGTSYEIDSKDSIVVIEDVDEPPYRLDAFVNQLKLAGKWDDCNGVAISEDTNWESKVSEGDDTLTPDEVWQDYFADLGKPVITGFPFGHIADPLTLPFGALARLDAATGKLEVLEEATSA
- the rdgB gene encoding RdgB/HAM1 family non-canonical purine NTP pyrophosphatase is translated as MSLTIVVASHNRKKSGEMIAILTELLDSPNISLLADFEGAPEPEETGQTFQENAAIKARACAQFTGLLSIADDAGLVVDALGGAPGLYSKRFGGEETSFGEKMALILEEMKEVAEPDRAARFQCAVAIAWPDGRLESVETTCEGLIAQAPRGTYGFGYDPIFFLPELGCTMAELPPEFKNRISHRAKALKLASEILQSQV
- the trmD gene encoding tRNA (guanosine(37)-N1)-methyltransferase TrmD; this encodes MRIDIVSLFPEFIRQGADLSILSRAQKAGVVEIHAHQLRDWAEDKHRTVDDEPYGGGAGLVLKVEVIARCVQDLMAKVEQSDLAVVLMEPQGELFDQSVARELAQHDRLIIACGRYEGFDWRSAEILGARRLSIGDYVLTGGELPALVVTDAVVRLLPGALGSADSLDQDSFLEPLLGYPQYTRPETFEGCKVPDVLLSGHHAELAAWRRKQQLLLTRRLRPDLFARAELKPSDVALLREAAEELERGEDP